A single genomic interval of Saccharospirillum mangrovi harbors:
- a CDS encoding ProQ/FINO family protein: protein MTDENTQGTPAQQPTSEATNSAKKKKTDAQRKKEFEANRQAMDELCELYPNAFNPRQPKPLKIGIHETLAEDGKLSKTRIRRALNVYVRLRSYYACMVEGADRVSIDGSAAGTVSAEDAGHAKEKLDAIDKRRAERTAKAKPKAKKAPRPKAPAKAQEERLQRKLEALVNKPKND, encoded by the coding sequence ATGACCGACGAAAACACCCAGGGAACACCCGCTCAGCAACCGACTTCTGAGGCCACGAACAGCGCCAAGAAAAAGAAGACGGACGCGCAGCGAAAAAAAGAGTTTGAAGCCAACCGCCAGGCCATGGACGAACTGTGTGAGCTGTACCCGAATGCTTTCAACCCACGTCAGCCCAAGCCGCTGAAAATCGGCATTCATGAAACGCTGGCGGAAGACGGCAAGCTGTCGAAAACACGCATTCGCCGCGCGTTGAATGTTTACGTGCGGTTGCGTTCTTACTACGCCTGCATGGTGGAAGGTGCCGACCGGGTGAGCATCGACGGCAGCGCCGCTGGCACCGTCAGCGCCGAAGACGCCGGTCACGCCAAGGAAAAACTCGACGCCATCGACAAGCGCCGCGCCGAACGCACCGCCAAGGCCAAACCCAAAGCGAAGAAAGCACCGCGACCGAAGGCTCCAGCTAAAGCTCAGGAAGAACGTTTGCAGCGCAAACTCGAAGCCTTGGTTAACAAGCCCAAGAACGACTGA
- a CDS encoding GntR family transcriptional regulator, producing the protein MTKSANIHKLDAICNDVRKRICIGEFQGGEVLFEEKLAKEFEVSRTPIRQVLHRLALERFVETKSGVGTLIIPADRTNFRDDLTVLVDILKITAELGPLPLDDDDRLELAALSQLSKMLVKQFSVGTFWTVCYRYNDLIRHKIRHDLLSDTFHILFCRVYRSLLLNQQENGATLAKNLMQELQAALLQSEQGDDAAPLFRLRLEQLSALSAP; encoded by the coding sequence ATGACCAAATCCGCCAACATTCACAAACTGGACGCCATCTGCAACGACGTCCGCAAGCGCATTTGCATAGGCGAATTCCAGGGTGGTGAGGTGTTGTTCGAGGAAAAACTGGCGAAGGAATTTGAAGTCAGCCGGACGCCGATTCGTCAGGTATTGCATCGGCTGGCATTGGAACGTTTTGTTGAAACCAAGTCGGGCGTCGGCACGCTGATCATTCCCGCCGACCGCACCAATTTCCGCGATGACCTGACGGTGTTAGTCGATATTTTGAAGATCACCGCCGAGCTTGGCCCGCTGCCGCTGGACGATGATGATCGCCTTGAATTGGCGGCGTTGTCTCAGCTCAGCAAGATGCTGGTGAAGCAATTTTCCGTCGGTACGTTCTGGACGGTGTGCTATCGCTACAACGATTTAATTCGCCACAAAATCCGCCACGATTTACTCAGCGACACCTTTCATATTCTGTTCTGCCGCGTCTATCGCAGCCTGTTGCTGAACCAGCAGGAAAACGGCGCAACTCTGGCAAAAAATCTAATGCAGGAATTGCAGGCAGCGCTGTTACAAAGTGAACAAGGCGACGATGCCGCGCCGCTGTTCAGGTTGCGATTGGAACAGCTAAGCGCTTTGTCTGCTCCATAA
- a CDS encoding protein-tyrosine phosphatase family protein: MSDDQSNEFNADAPAWVTVEVPATAGGRLALLGFPGLLMGADSLSYIDPVEQNERFDQLYQHGCRRFYSFVHEDDVPADALAQTQQTARQNGIEFCWLPITDFGIPDATTAERWQQQQADLQTLLQQGQLIGLSCLSGIGRSGMMAADLLANAGMTPDQAIAWVRQRLPEAIENPRQEAWVGS, encoded by the coding sequence ATGTCCGATGATCAGTCGAACGAATTTAACGCCGACGCTCCGGCCTGGGTGACGGTTGAGGTGCCTGCCACGGCTGGCGGTCGCCTCGCCTTGTTGGGCTTTCCTGGTTTGCTGATGGGGGCTGACAGCCTCAGTTACATCGATCCTGTTGAACAAAACGAACGGTTCGATCAGCTCTATCAACACGGCTGCCGACGGTTTTATTCCTTTGTCCATGAAGACGATGTACCGGCCGATGCATTGGCGCAAACACAGCAGACAGCGCGGCAAAACGGCATCGAATTTTGTTGGCTGCCGATCACGGATTTCGGCATCCCGGACGCTACGACGGCCGAACGCTGGCAGCAGCAACAGGCGGACCTGCAAACGTTGTTGCAACAAGGGCAACTGATCGGTCTGAGCTGCCTGTCGGGCATTGGGCGCTCCGGCATGATGGCGGCCGATCTGCTGGCGAATGCCGGCATGACGCCGGACCAGGCGATTGCCTGGGTGCGCCAGCGACTGCCCGAAGCCATTGAAAATCCGCGACAGGAAGCCTGGGTGGGATCCTGA
- the efp gene encoding elongation factor P: MASYSTNEFRAGLKVMLEGDPCTIVDNEFVKPGKGQAFNRVKLKNLKTGRTWERTFKSGESVESADVMDIDMEYLYEDGEFWHFMKTDGSFEQLPADASAVGDTKDWLKEQETYVVCLYNGDPISVTPPNHIELEIVETDPGLKGDTATGGSKPATLSTGAVVRVPLFLNQGEKIRVDTRTREYISRAKQSD; this comes from the coding sequence ATGGCCTCCTATTCTACCAATGAATTCCGTGCAGGGCTGAAAGTGATGCTCGAGGGCGATCCCTGCACCATCGTCGATAACGAGTTTGTGAAACCGGGTAAAGGCCAGGCCTTCAACCGGGTCAAACTGAAGAACCTGAAAACCGGTCGTACGTGGGAGCGGACTTTTAAGTCCGGTGAATCCGTCGAATCCGCCGATGTCATGGACATCGACATGGAATACCTCTACGAGGACGGCGAATTCTGGCACTTCATGAAGACCGACGGTTCCTTCGAACAATTGCCGGCCGACGCCAGCGCCGTGGGTGACACCAAGGATTGGCTGAAAGAACAGGAAACCTACGTGGTCTGCCTGTACAACGGCGATCCGATTTCGGTCACCCCGCCGAACCACATTGAACTCGAAATCGTTGAAACCGATCCGGGTTTGAAAGGCGACACTGCCACCGGTGGTTCCAAGCCGGCAACCCTGTCGACCGGTGCTGTCGTGCGCGTGCCTTTGTTCCTGAACCAGGGCGAAAAAATCCGCGTTGATACCCGCACCCGCGAATACATCAGCCGGGCCAAACAGTCCGATTGA
- the epmA gene encoding EF-P lysine aminoacylase EpmA: MTWQPTASLHNLQRRARCLADIRAFFAERSVLEVDTPLLSNQGITDVNLANIRTTDGGFLQTSPEYAMKRLLAAGIGDCYQLGHVFRQDESGPRHNAEFTLLEWYRLGWDDRQLMDEVAQLCRHLAGQPELKVEQRSYADAFVRAGLPDPHRAELDELKSAVQQHLSADSHGWSRDDCLDALMALVVEPSLPADQLTFIALYPASQAALARFVEVDGLTLARRFELYWGGLELANGYFELTDADEQQRRFAADQQRRAAQGLPAAEMDERLLAALRSGLPECAGVALGVDRLLMRILGEDRIEAVLPFDRSRA; the protein is encoded by the coding sequence ATGACCTGGCAACCGACCGCTTCACTGCACAATCTGCAACGCCGTGCGCGTTGCTTGGCCGATATTCGCGCCTTTTTCGCCGAGCGTTCGGTGTTGGAAGTCGATACGCCGCTGTTGTCGAACCAGGGCATCACCGATGTGAATCTGGCGAACATCCGCACCACCGACGGTGGCTTTTTGCAGACCTCGCCCGAGTACGCGATGAAGCGGTTATTGGCGGCGGGCATTGGCGATTGTTATCAGCTCGGTCACGTGTTTCGGCAAGACGAAAGCGGGCCGCGTCACAATGCCGAGTTCACCTTGCTCGAATGGTATCGGCTCGGTTGGGACGATCGGCAATTGATGGACGAAGTCGCGCAACTGTGTCGGCACCTGGCCGGCCAACCGGAACTCAAGGTTGAACAACGCAGTTACGCCGACGCCTTTGTGCGTGCCGGCTTGCCCGATCCACATCGCGCTGAACTCGACGAGTTGAAGTCGGCGGTGCAACAACATTTGTCGGCCGACAGCCACGGTTGGTCGCGCGACGATTGCCTCGATGCCTTGATGGCGCTGGTGGTGGAGCCGTCGCTGCCAGCCGATCAACTGACCTTTATTGCGCTCTACCCGGCCAGCCAGGCGGCGTTGGCGCGTTTTGTTGAAGTCGATGGGCTGACGCTGGCGCGGCGGTTTGAGTTGTACTGGGGCGGGTTGGAATTAGCCAACGGCTATTTCGAATTGACCGACGCCGATGAACAACAGCGGCGTTTTGCGGCCGATCAACAACGGCGTGCAGCGCAGGGTTTGCCTGCGGCGGAAATGGACGAGCGGTTGCTGGCGGCGTTGCGGTCGGGTTTACCGGAATGCGCTGGGGTGGCGCTGGGTGTGGATCGGTTATTGATGCGGATTTTGGGCGAAGACCGCATTGAAGCGGTCCTGCCGTTTGATCGTTCGCGCGCCTGA
- a CDS encoding amino acid ABC transporter permease: MLFQSLLVLLLVAVVYIAGVNIVQNLAAVGIHIDYGFLGRQAGFDVNESLIDYDAGRSYGRALWVGVLNTLALSAVCIVGATVLGTVMGMLRTSQNWLGSTLAYVYVEVMRNLPKLLILLTLYILTINQLPPVRQAVDILGVFHLSNRAFYFPALIWQPHMHSVLIALLVTVLLLFVYRRFVIHHQQKTGQRWPIFWPGLALLCLVWWLSSLLFNVHYVFEIPRLQGFDFSGGGRISVQFLVLALALSVYHGGQVAELVRGGIQSVSKGQEEAARSSGLTYLQVMRLVVLPQALRVIIPSMGNQYLNITKNTSIGLAVGFSDLVSVMNTAINQTFRPIELMSIAALIYLSICLVVTLLINLYNRRMRLEKA; this comes from the coding sequence GTGCTTTTTCAGAGCCTGTTGGTGCTGTTGCTGGTGGCCGTTGTCTATATCGCCGGCGTCAATATCGTGCAGAACCTGGCGGCTGTTGGCATCCACATCGACTATGGCTTTTTAGGCCGCCAGGCCGGTTTTGACGTCAACGAAAGTCTGATCGATTACGACGCCGGTCGCAGTTACGGCCGTGCACTCTGGGTGGGGGTCCTCAATACCCTGGCGCTGTCGGCCGTCTGCATCGTGGGCGCAACGGTACTGGGCACGGTGATGGGCATGCTCAGAACCAGCCAGAATTGGTTGGGCAGCACGCTGGCTTATGTGTACGTCGAAGTGATGCGCAATCTACCCAAATTGCTGATCCTGCTTACGCTCTACATTCTGACCATTAATCAACTGCCGCCGGTCCGACAGGCGGTTGATATTCTGGGTGTATTTCATCTGTCCAACCGGGCGTTTTATTTCCCCGCTTTGATTTGGCAGCCGCACATGCACAGCGTCTTGATCGCGCTGCTGGTGACGGTGTTGCTGTTGTTTGTCTATCGACGCTTTGTCATTCATCACCAACAAAAAACCGGCCAGCGCTGGCCCATTTTCTGGCCGGGACTGGCGTTATTGTGTCTGGTCTGGTGGTTATCGTCGCTGCTGTTCAATGTGCACTACGTCTTTGAAATTCCTCGTTTGCAAGGCTTCGATTTTTCCGGTGGCGGGCGAATTTCAGTGCAGTTTCTGGTGTTGGCACTGGCGTTGAGTGTGTATCACGGCGGGCAGGTGGCGGAGCTGGTGCGCGGCGGTATTCAGTCAGTCTCCAAAGGCCAGGAAGAAGCTGCCCGGTCGAGCGGGTTGACCTATCTGCAAGTGATGCGCCTGGTGGTATTGCCACAAGCGCTGCGGGTCATCATTCCATCGATGGGCAACCAATATCTGAACATCACAAAAAATACCTCGATCGGTCTGGCGGTGGGTTTTTCCGATCTGGTGTCGGTGATGAATACGGCCATTAACCAGACGTTTCGGCCAATCGAATTGATGTCCATTGCGGCGCTGATTTATCTCAGCATCTGTCTGGTCGTCACGCTGTTGATCAATCTGTACAACCGTCGTATGCGGCTGGAGAAAGCATGA
- a CDS encoding amino acid ABC transporter ATP-binding protein, producing the protein MHSEQQTAAPIIDVIGMNKWFDQFQVLKNINLSVATGERIVICGPSGSGKSTLIRCINRLEEHQDGRIVVDGIELNSNLKQVHKVRQEVGMVFQHFNLYPHLTVLENCTLAPIWVRKMPQADAIENAMAFLRRVKIADQAHKLPSQLSGGQQQRAAIARTLCMNPKVILFDEPTSALDPEMIKEVLDVMVALAEEQITMLCVTHEMGFAKRVADRVVFMDAGEIVEQNAPHEFFDHPQSPRTQQFLSQILAH; encoded by the coding sequence ATGCACAGCGAACAGCAGACAGCAGCGCCGATCATTGACGTGATCGGCATGAACAAATGGTTCGACCAGTTTCAGGTGTTGAAGAACATCAACCTGAGTGTCGCGACCGGCGAACGCATTGTGATTTGCGGCCCGTCCGGCTCCGGCAAGTCGACGTTGATTCGTTGCATCAACCGACTGGAAGAACATCAGGATGGGCGCATTGTCGTCGACGGCATCGAACTGAACAGCAATTTAAAACAGGTTCACAAGGTGCGACAGGAAGTCGGGATGGTGTTTCAGCATTTTAATTTGTACCCGCATTTAACGGTGTTGGAGAACTGCACGCTGGCACCGATTTGGGTGCGCAAAATGCCGCAGGCCGACGCCATTGAAAACGCCATGGCGTTTTTGCGTCGGGTCAAAATTGCCGATCAGGCGCACAAGTTGCCGTCGCAATTATCCGGCGGCCAGCAGCAGCGCGCGGCCATCGCCCGCACGCTGTGTATGAACCCGAAAGTGATTTTGTTTGATGAACCGACATCGGCACTGGATCCGGAAATGATCAAGGAAGTGCTCGATGTCATGGTCGCGCTCGCCGAAGAACAGATCACCATGTTGTGTGTGACGCACGAAATGGGGTTCGCCAAACGAGTCGCCGATCGGGTGGTGTTTATGGACGCCGGCGAGATCGTCGAACAAAACGCACCGCATGAATTTTTCGACCATCCGCAGTCGCCGCGAACGCAACAGTTTTTGAGTCAGATACTGGCGCATTAA
- a CDS encoding amino acid ABC transporter permease, protein MKLSSISAALPVEAGSISAAFRACGMIALSWCRHRLFRTPLDTVITLLVAGFLLRWVPAVVGWFSWNAVGFWSDAELCRTASGACWPFIREKARLILFGTYPFDEQWRPALACVLLIGLVAASMIRALYSRALVVAWTLGSLAFFMLMQGGELGLAPVASIQWNGLPVLLMLSVFSVLGAFPLGVLLALARFQKDYPVISSVAVAYIEIVRGIPMVMVLFMGLFILPLMLPQGFSLDPLFTTLIVLIFFHAAYFAEEVRSGLQAVPNGQREAAASQGFSYWQSMRLIVLPQALKRAMPGNMNALLGAYKDTSLVVILGIHDIMTTAKMAYSEPQWQHYGVEAYCLVALWYFSTCLCLSTYSRRLERTQKNS, encoded by the coding sequence ATGAAATTGTCGTCCATTTCTGCAGCTTTGCCGGTTGAAGCCGGATCGATCAGCGCCGCGTTTCGCGCATGCGGAATGATCGCGCTGTCCTGGTGTCGGCACCGGCTATTCCGGACGCCACTGGATACCGTGATTACGTTGTTGGTTGCGGGCTTTTTATTGCGCTGGGTGCCAGCGGTTGTCGGTTGGTTCAGTTGGAATGCGGTCGGTTTCTGGAGCGATGCGGAATTGTGCCGCACCGCCAGCGGCGCCTGCTGGCCTTTTATTCGCGAAAAAGCCCGGCTGATTCTGTTTGGCACTTATCCGTTCGACGAACAATGGCGCCCGGCGCTGGCGTGTGTACTGCTGATCGGTTTGGTGGCCGCCAGCATGATACGGGCCTTGTATTCACGGGCGCTGGTGGTGGCCTGGACGCTCGGCAGCCTCGCTTTCTTTATGCTGATGCAAGGTGGAGAACTGGGCCTGGCGCCGGTGGCGTCGATTCAGTGGAACGGCTTGCCGGTGTTGTTGATGCTGTCGGTATTCAGTGTCCTGGGCGCCTTTCCATTGGGTGTATTGCTGGCACTGGCGCGGTTTCAAAAAGACTATCCGGTGATCAGCTCCGTGGCCGTGGCGTACATCGAAATTGTGCGCGGCATACCGATGGTCATGGTGCTATTTATGGGGCTGTTTATTCTGCCTTTGATGTTGCCCCAGGGGTTCAGTCTCGATCCTTTGTTCACCACCTTAATTGTGTTGATTTTTTTCCACGCTGCGTACTTTGCCGAAGAAGTACGCAGCGGTTTGCAGGCCGTTCCCAACGGCCAGCGCGAAGCGGCTGCCTCACAAGGGTTCAGCTACTGGCAAAGCATGCGACTGATCGTCCTGCCTCAAGCTTTGAAACGCGCCATGCCCGGCAATATGAACGCCCTGTTGGGCGCTTATAAAGACACCTCTTTGGTCGTCATCCTCGGCATTCACGACATCATGACCACCGCCAAAATGGCCTACAGCGAACCGCAGTGGCAGCACTATGGCGTGGAGGCGTATTGCCTGGTGGCGCTTTGGTATTTCAGTACTTGTTTGTGCCTGTCGACCTACAGTCGGCGGCTGGAAAGAACCCAAAAAAATTCATAA
- a CDS encoding transporter substrate-binding domain-containing protein: protein MTLSINSAQAGAVLDDIKAQDQLICLVNPNSPGFSVPDSQGVFQGFNTDFCRMTAAAIFGDVNKASIRGIGFSDSMRTIVAQGAHMASRSITRTGTRDVNPGMAFVATTFYDGQGFLVPKALGIRSATELEGATVCAEEGSTTLSNIADWFGDRGMDYKVENINDKNARLQAFFAGKCDVLASDLTALASDRQLASNPDDFMLLPEIISAEPLTLVARPDQELESVIYWAFQVMLNAEQYGVSSANIDQVMANLDAQPSDVQRMFSADSAAGEMADALGLPRDWSYQIIKQVGNYGEVYDRHLGAQTALNIGREGTFNALASDGGLQYPHPVR, encoded by the coding sequence ATGACTTTGTCCATAAACAGCGCTCAGGCGGGTGCAGTGTTGGACGATATTAAAGCGCAAGATCAATTGATTTGTCTGGTCAACCCGAACTCGCCGGGCTTTTCCGTGCCCGACAGCCAGGGTGTGTTCCAGGGCTTTAATACCGATTTTTGCCGCATGACCGCCGCCGCCATTTTTGGCGACGTCAACAAAGCCAGTATTCGCGGCATTGGTTTCTCCGACAGCATGAGAACCATCGTCGCCCAGGGTGCGCACATGGCGTCGCGCAGCATTACCCGCACCGGCACCCGCGATGTGAACCCAGGCATGGCCTTTGTTGCCACCACCTTCTACGACGGCCAGGGTTTCCTGGTGCCGAAAGCCTTGGGTATCCGGTCGGCAACGGAACTGGAAGGCGCAACCGTTTGCGCCGAAGAAGGCTCGACCACACTGTCTAACATTGCCGACTGGTTTGGTGATCGCGGCATGGATTACAAGGTCGAAAACATCAACGACAAAAATGCCCGTTTGCAGGCGTTCTTTGCTGGAAAATGTGACGTCTTGGCCAGCGATTTAACGGCCCTGGCATCCGACCGCCAACTGGCATCCAACCCGGACGATTTCATGTTGCTGCCGGAAATTATTTCCGCCGAACCGCTGACGTTGGTTGCGCGCCCGGATCAGGAATTGGAGTCGGTTATTTACTGGGCGTTTCAAGTGATGTTGAACGCGGAACAGTACGGTGTGAGCTCGGCTAACATCGATCAGGTCATGGCCAATCTCGACGCCCAACCGAGCGACGTGCAGCGCATGTTCAGTGCCGATTCGGCGGCTGGCGAAATGGCCGACGCACTCGGTCTGCCGCGTGACTGGAGCTATCAGATCATCAAGCAGGTGGGTAACTACGGCGAAGTGTACGACCGGCACCTGGGCGCGCAGACCGCGCTGAACATCGGCCGCGAGGGCACGTTCAATGCCCTGGCCAGCGATGGCGGTTTGCAGTATCCGCACCCTGTCCGTTAA